From the genome of Synergistetes bacterium HGW-Synergistetes-1, one region includes:
- a CDS encoding phosphate ABC transporter permease: MRVKLLRFLAFISAFFVIGSFMMLIGFLFYHGTPVLDAGLFFGETDPIDAIIGARPVWDGIWPAFAGTLYLIALTMAVSLIPGIGCGIYLARYAKGKKKEMLSMAVDLLASVPSIVMGLFGFVLILLLRRTFAPDATTCISLAAFCLALLVMPALVVTTRTSIESLPESLVITGTALGFTEHQLLRHILIPAAGRGILGGIMLAMGRAAEDTAVIMLTGVVVNSGLPAGLGSKFEALPFLIFYTAAQYVDQNELLRGFGAAMVLLVLSAGLLYAASKLQRTMEKRWKGAK; encoded by the coding sequence ATGAGGGTAAAACTGCTGCGGTTTCTTGCCTTTATATCTGCATTCTTTGTCATTGGTTCTTTTATGATGCTGATTGGATTTCTTTTCTACCACGGTACGCCTGTTCTTGACGCAGGGCTCTTCTTCGGGGAGACAGATCCAATCGATGCGATAATCGGCGCGCGCCCTGTCTGGGACGGTATATGGCCGGCTTTTGCCGGAACTTTGTATCTTATAGCCCTGACAATGGCTGTTTCACTTATTCCCGGGATAGGGTGCGGAATATACCTTGCCCGCTACGCAAAGGGGAAAAAGAAAGAGATGCTTTCTATGGCAGTGGATCTTTTGGCCAGCGTCCCTTCTATTGTTATGGGGCTTTTTGGGTTTGTGCTGATCCTCTTACTCAGACGAACTTTTGCACCTGACGCGACCACATGCATCAGTCTTGCGGCATTCTGTCTTGCTTTGCTTGTGATGCCTGCACTTGTCGTAACCACACGGACATCAATAGAGAGCCTGCCGGAGTCTCTTGTAATTACAGGAACAGCACTTGGATTTACGGAACATCAGCTGCTTCGGCATATTCTGATCCCGGCGGCCGGCAGGGGGATACTTGGCGGGATCATGCTTGCGATGGGACGGGCCGCTGAAGATACGGCAGTTATCATGCTCACTGGAGTGGTCGTAAATTCCGGACTGCCTGCCGGACTCGGTTCCAAGTTCGAAGCTTTGCCTTTCCTTATTTTCTATACTGCCGCTCAATATGTAGACCAGAATGAACTCCTTAGAGGATTTGGAGCTGCAATGGTCCTCCTCGTCCTTTCTGCAGGACTCCTTTATGCTGCATCAAAACTTCAACGAACGATGGAAAAACGCTGGAAAGGAGCAAAATAA
- a CDS encoding phosphate ABC transporter ATP-binding protein — MDLCAEIQNLSVSFHGRKAVTEINASLPSEGITVLIGRSGSGKTTFLRALNRLNETFDGYEGSGSIRLFLGGQMKNIYSSGTLTPTELRRKVGMVFQTPNPLPLSIRRNIMLPLELMLGSGKSVAEEKMETALKTTGLWNEVRDRLDTPANRLSGGQQQRLCLARALALEPEMLLLDEPTASLDKRSSELIEDHLLSLKNRYSIVMVSHSVRQAVKLGSYFVLLKNGTAAASFSKEEFPEGKEAEKAMTDLL; from the coding sequence ATGGATCTTTGCGCGGAAATACAAAATTTATCAGTATCATTTCACGGCAGAAAAGCTGTCACCGAAATAAATGCTAGCTTGCCGTCAGAAGGCATAACCGTTCTTATCGGCCGCTCCGGTTCCGGGAAGACAACATTTTTAAGGGCTTTGAACAGGCTCAATGAAACTTTTGACGGATACGAAGGATCCGGGAGCATACGTTTGTTTCTGGGAGGCCAAATGAAGAACATATATTCTTCAGGCACATTGACCCCGACTGAGTTGCGGAGAAAAGTAGGGATGGTCTTTCAGACACCTAATCCTCTTCCGCTGAGCATACGAAGGAACATTATGCTGCCGTTGGAGCTCATGTTGGGATCAGGGAAATCCGTTGCTGAAGAAAAAATGGAAACGGCGCTAAAAACAACAGGTTTGTGGAATGAAGTCAGAGACAGGCTTGACACACCTGCTAACCGGTTATCCGGGGGACAGCAGCAAAGACTCTGTCTTGCAAGGGCTCTGGCTCTTGAACCCGAGATGCTGCTACTTGATGAACCCACCGCCTCACTGGATAAGAGGTCTTCGGAACTGATCGAGGACCATCTTCTCTCCCTGAAAAACAGATATTCCATAGTGATGGTATCTCACAGCGTAAGACAGGCGGTAAAGCTTGGAAGCTATTTTGTATTGCTTAAAAATGGCACTGCAGCAGCTTCGTTCTCAAAAGAGGAGTTCCCGGAAGGTAAAGAGGCGGAGAAAGCAATGACCGACCTTCTTTAA